The stretch of DNA AACCCGAGCTCGAACAGGACGACTTCGACATCCCGGATGGTCGCGCCGGGAGCGCCCTCTTCAGCAGTCTCACCGGAAGCGCCTCCTCCTCCACCACGAGCAATCACACCGGCCAGCGGCGCACGACCACCGTGCCGCCATCGTCCGGCTCCAGCGTGCGCAGCAGTCTGAGTCAGCACAAGCTGGACGAGCGCGAGCGCATCCTCCAGGCGCTCAAGGCGAGCAACTGGAATCGAGTCAAGGCAGCGGAGCTCCTTGGGATGCCTCGTCGCACCTTCTACAGGCGCCTCAAGCAGTACGGCATTCAGTGAGCATTAGCCCGGGGAGTGAGCGAGATGGCGAAGGTCTTCATCACCGGATCGGCTGACGGACTCGGCTTCATGGCGGGAGAGCTGCTCATAAGCGAGGGTCACGCGGTGGTGCTTCACGCGCGCAGTCGCGCTCGGGCTGGCGATGTGCGTCAGGAGCTACCAGGCGCCGAAGCCGTGGTCGTTGGCAACGTATCGACCCTCGCGGCCATGCGCGACGTGGCTGCCCAGGTGAACCGCCTCGGGCCATTCGACGCGGTCATTCATAACGTCGCGGTCGGTTACCGCGAGCCTCGCCGTGTGGAAACGGTCGACGGCTTTTCGGAGCTGTGGGCCGTCAATGTACTCGCTCCTTACGTGCTCACCGCATTGATCGAGCGACCGCAGCGCCTGATCTACTTGAGTTCCGGGATGCACTTCGGCGGCGACGTCAGCCTGAGCGATCTCCAATGGAAGAAGCGTCGCTGGAACGGTAGCCAGGCCTACGCCGACTCGAAACTGCACGACACCTTGCTGGCCCTTGGCTTCGCGCGGCGCTGGCCGGACGTGCACTCGAACGCGGTGTCTCCAGGTTGGGTGCGCACGAAGATGGGCGGCCCGAGCGCCCCGGATGATCTCGACCAAGGGCATCGAACTCAAGCGTGGCTCGCCGTTGGCGAGGACGCGAAGCTGAGCGGCGGCTACTACTACCACCTTGCTCCGGGTGACTTGCTCCCGGCAGCCGAAGACCCCGCCCTTCAAGACCGCTTGCTCGAGCTGTGTCAGGAAGCGTCGGGTATCGAGTTGGCGTGACCGCGTGGAGGGCCAACTGAGCAAGAAGAGCCGGCGAATAGACGCCAATTGGAGCTGTATTTTTCGGGGGAGAGGTCATCCTATCGAGATGCGCATCTACCTCCGAGCCGCCGTCTGCCTGTGCTCTCTGGCTCTTGCAGCTTGTGACTCCGGGGGCTCCACCTCCGGCGGGACTGGCGCTTCGGGTGGTACCGCAGGGAAAAGCGGCGTTGGAGGCACCGGAGCTCAAGGTGGCAGCGGCGCTGAAGGTGGTAGCGGCGCTGAAGGTGGCATCGGCGCTGGCGGCGCGGGGGCAGTCGGTGGCATTGGCGCAGGCGGAACTGGAGGCACAACGACTGGCGGTACTAGCGCGACGGGTGGCAGCGCCCAAGCGGGCGGAGCAGGCGGAAGCGGCGGCAGTGCAGGCGCTACCTCACCCCCTGATTTCGAGGAGCAGTTCGACACCGCGGATCCGTGGACGGCGCGAGCGCAAAGCGACGGGCGCGCTCAGAGCGGCGTGGATGCCAGCGCTGCGGAAGATGGCAAGCTACTGGAGCTGTTGGTGCCTGGGCACCCGGAGTTCGATACGGGGGATCGCGTCGGACCGTCCTTTGCGAGCGAGGTGGCATCGCCGAATCCGCTCGGATACGGTGTCTATCGCACCCGCGTCGAGCTTGGGCGTTGCGCCGCCGGCGAGGAAGCCGTCAACGGCATCTTTACCTATGCCTATGGTGGAGACCTGAACCAAAACGGCATCACGGACAACCGCGAGATCGACATCGAAATCCTCTGCGGTCAGCCCAACTGGATCTGGCTCTCTGCCTGGACGGACTACGAGAGTGACAGTAACTTCCTTCGCACGTCTCGCGTCGTGAACACCGCGACCGGTGAGTACCACGAGAGCGTCGCCCGCGATGCCTATGGCATCGGGCCAGCGCTGGGCACGCTGCCTGGCGCGAAGCAGCCCGCGTTCCCTGAAGCCGGCAGGTTCTACGAAATGGGCTTCGACTGGCAGCCCACGACTCTGACGTTCTTCGTGCGTTTCGCGGATCAAGACGTGGAGCTCTGGAGGCTTCAAGGCGCCGAGTTCGTGCCTCAGGCACCGGCGCCGATGCTCTTCAACCTATGGCATGCAAGCAGCCACTGGGCTACCGGCGGTGCCGCCGACTACCCGGCTCAGGACAGCCTGATGCGGGTCGACTGGTTCCGTTTCTGGGCGCACTAGTGCATCGGATCTTGCCGTGCGGCAATGACTACTTGATGTACATGATGATGACCGCCACCGCGATGCCGAGTAGCGCCCAGAGCAAGAGCTGAGGCTGCCACATCTTTGCGGCGCTGCCGTGGTTGCTCGACTTCTTCACCAGCATGCCCCCGACCTTCGGTGCACCCGCGGTGCCGAAGGCGCGCTTGGGCAAAATCAAGAATGCGGTCGTGCTGGTGTAGACGAGAAAGACCCGAGGTGTCTCCTTCGTCGTGACGATCTGCTGCCACCGCAAACGGGTCAGCGCGCCAGCGCTCCGCACTTCGATGCCGAGGTCGTCGACCTGAATGTCCATCTTGCGTTGGGATTCCGGCATCCCTTTGAACATCCGCGTCGCGACCATTCGCTTGCCGAGGAGCGCCAGGAGCGGCGCCGCGAGCAGGAGCAGAATCACCGGCCACGGGCGGTCCGAGCTTTGGGGCGCGGACTGCGCGACCACCATGATCGCAGCGGCGGATACAGCTAGCCCTACAGCGGTCTTGAAGCGGGAGCCGGGTTGCGCATTGAGGGCTTCGAGCACGTCGTCTCGCGTGAGCTCTACTTTGCCACTCACTGTGCCTCGGGGTGGCTCCGCCGCCTCCGTCGCGAGAGCTTCTTCGCTTGCCTCTGCGCTAGTCACGGGCGGTCCTCTACTGTCGGAGCCAGCTTCGCGCAAGGCGCCGGGGCACGGATCTCACGGTGTCGCTGCCGCCTCGGGGAGCGCCTTGAGCGCTTCGAGTAGCTCTTTCGCGTGCCCGTCCGGGTTCACCTTGGGGAAGACCTTGGCGATTTTGCCTTGTTTGTCGATCAAGAAGGTGACCCGCGCCGCCTTACCGCCGCGCAGTGAGACGCCAAAGGCCTTGGCGATCGCGTGATCCGAGTCGGGGAGCAGCTTGAACGGCAGCGAATACTTCTTCGCGAACTCGGAGTGCGACGTGTTGCTGTCGCTCGAAACGCCCAATACTACCGCGCCCGTCTTGCTCAGGTCTTCGTAGCTGTCACGAATCTGTTGAGCCTCGATGGTGCAGCCCGGCGTATCGTCCTTGGGGTAGAAGTAGACGATCACAGGCTTTCCCTTCAATTTCTCCAAGGAAACTTTCTCGCCGTCATGGGCCGTCGCGTCGATGGCTGGGGCGGCAGCGCCTACCTCCAAGAGCGTGCCGTCTACGGTTTCGGCGCTCGGCGCGGTCGCTGCCGGCGCGCCGCTGTTGTCAGCTCCCGGACTGGTGTCAGCTGCGGCGCTGGTGTCCGCCTTCGCGGGTGTTTCCGTCGGCTTCTCCTCGTTGCAGGCGCAGAGGACCAGGGCGGCTATGGCGGTGGAGTAGGCGAGGCGACTCATGTTTCGTTCATGCCACCGGGTCGCCCCGCCCGAAAGTGCCTCCGCGCCCCACTTTGAAAGGCCTGAAGATCCCGGGCATTTCTCCAGGTTTTGCAGTTTCGTCCGGCACGAAGCTCGGCGGTACCCGCTCGCGTTTGCGCCAATCCTGGCAGAGAGCGATCGGACGGCTGCTTACGGACGACACACTCTTCATGCCCGTCTCGCTCCTGCGCCCTAGGTCGTTCTTCAAGATTTCCCGCGCGCTTGTCGTGCTGGCTACAGCGCTCCTGCTCCCGCTCGGAGCGTGTGGTGGGGAAGCATCGGGAACCACTCCCGACTCCGACGGACGAGGTGGCTCGACCTCCGGCCAGGGCAACCGGGCGCCGCTCTGCGGAAGCGCGTCATTCTACGAACTTGATGACACAGGTGCCGCGTGTCCCTGGCTCTACGAAGGCTGGTGCTTCGAGGAGCGGGAGGACGCCTGCGACTGCGCCTGCGGTCGCGACAAAGGCGACACCTGCATCAGCGGTTTCCCCGGGGATCGAGTTGACGTCAGTTGCCCGTTCCTAGGGGAGTAGGTTCCTAGGGGGGATTTGAACCGCCAAGAGCGCCAAGGACGCCAAGATTTTAGGGAATGCGGAGGATGGAGTCCGCCCCCAAATGATGGTCGGAAGCGCAGAAGCGCGCCGCGGGGCGCGACTAGCTCCCGTTCGGCGCGGTCAGCCCCCATTTCCTGGCGCTCTTGGCGCTCTTGGCGGTTCCCCTTCCTCGTTAGGACGAACTGTCGGTCGACGAGGAGAGAAGCGGGTTTGGGCTAGGCAGCGTGTTGGCTCAAGCGATGTTCAATTGCTTGAGCTTCTTGTGAAGGCCTTCGCGGGTGATCCCGAGGGTCTTCGCGGCGGATGTCTTGTTGTTGTCGTGCTCGCGTAGGCACTCCACGAGGAAGTACTTCTCCACCTGCTCGAGCATCTCCTTCAGGGTGCCCTTGGTGACGCCGGCGCGATCGACAACGCCCTCGACTTTGCGCACGCGAGGGCTGAGCAACTCAGGGCCACCGAGCTCTTCGTCACCCGCCTGAATAACGCAGCGCTGGATTTCATTCTCCAGCTCGCGCACGTTGCCCGGCCAGTCGTAGGCCATCAAAAGTTCCGTTGCAGTCTGGGAGAGGCTGTTCAGCCGGCGCCCGAACTCACGGGAGTAGCGCTCTAGGAAGAAGTTCGCGAGCAGCGGGATATCCTCGCGGCGCTCCGAGAGGGGGGGCACCCGGATGGGGAACACCTTGAGCCGGTAGTACAAATCCTCGCGGAAGCGTCCCTCTTGCACTTCTTGCTCGAGGTTCCGGTTCGTCGCGGCAACGATGCGCACGTCGACGATGCGCGTGTGGTTCGCGCCGATGGGGCGGATTTCGCCCTCCTGGAGCACGCGCAATAGCTTTGCCTGTAGGGGCAGCGCCATCTCGGTGACTTCATCAAGAAACAGCGTGCCCCCGTCGGCGATCTCGAAGAGGCCCTTCTTCTCTTCCGTGGCGCCGGTAAATGCGCCTCGCTTGTGGCCGAACAGCTCGCTCTCCAGCAAGCTCTCTGGGAGAGCTGCACAGTTCTGGGCGACGAAGAGCTTGTCTCGGCGCCGGGAGCGGGCATGCAGTGATGAAGCGATGAGCTCCTTGCCAGTGCCGGTCTTGCCTTCGATCAGCACGGTGACGCGGGTATCGACCACCTTGTCCAGTTGGTCGAACAGCGCCTTCATCGCCTTGCTTTGTCCGACGATTTGCACCTCCTGGCCGCGCAGCTTTTCCTCGCGGCGACGCAGGTAGGTGTTTTCCTTCTTGAGCTGCTCTTCCGCGTCGCGCAGACGGCGGATCAGGCGCGCGTTCGCGACGGCGAGCGACGCGTTTGCGGCCAAGACACCCAGCGCGTCGACGTCAGACTCGTCGAACATCGCCGGTCGGTCACGGTTGTCGACCTGGAGCACGCCGATGATTTCCTCACCCAGCCACAGCGGCACACCGATGGTGCTGCGGATGCCTGCGCCAAGCAGCGACTCCGAGCTGAACGTCTCACTGGGCGCGTCGGCCGCGAGGATGGCGCAGCGGTCCCGGACCACCTTGCGATACACGCTGCGCGTGATCGGCACGCGCCCTTCAGTGGGCGTCTGACCCCCATTCTCCGCGCGGATACGTGTTAGTACGGGCACGAA from Polyangiaceae bacterium encodes:
- a CDS encoding glycoside hydrolase family 16 protein; amino-acid sequence: MRIYLRAAVCLCSLALAACDSGGSTSGGTGASGGTAGKSGVGGTGAQGGSGAEGGSGAEGGIGAGGAGAVGGIGAGGTGGTTTGGTSATGGSAQAGGAGGSGGSAGATSPPDFEEQFDTADPWTARAQSDGRAQSGVDASAAEDGKLLELLVPGHPEFDTGDRVGPSFASEVASPNPLGYGVYRTRVELGRCAAGEEAVNGIFTYAYGGDLNQNGITDNREIDIEILCGQPNWIWLSAWTDYESDSNFLRTSRVVNTATGEYHESVARDAYGIGPALGTLPGAKQPAFPEAGRFYEMGFDWQPTTLTFFVRFADQDVELWRLQGAEFVPQAPAPMLFNLWHASSHWATGGAADYPAQDSLMRVDWFRFWAH
- a CDS encoding sigma 54-interacting transcriptional regulator codes for the protein MATLRIHVLNGNEAGKQLEPAGDVIRIGRAPSNDLCLAETHVSGEHARISLARDQVFIEDLHSTNGTEVLRGSERIPVDERLGSKCELQNGDQLALGAGGGGEAVLIQIGIGEEADVPHVMAQRSLAELGSSTSNNAAALKTLRSTHDAIGKADGLDSVLTAVADSALELVERATHVTMVLKDSEEEDAGEGSFVPVLTRIRAENGGQTPTEGRVPITRSVYRKVVRDRCAILAADAPSETFSSESLLGAGIRSTIGVPLWLGEEIIGVLQVDNRDRPAMFDESDVDALGVLAANASLAVANARLIRRLRDAEEQLKKENTYLRRREEKLRGQEVQIVGQSKAMKALFDQLDKVVDTRVTVLIEGKTGTGKELIASSLHARSRRRDKLFVAQNCAALPESLLESELFGHKRGAFTGATEEKKGLFEIADGGTLFLDEVTEMALPLQAKLLRVLQEGEIRPIGANHTRIVDVRIVAATNRNLEQEVQEGRFREDLYYRLKVFPIRVPPLSERREDIPLLANFFLERYSREFGRRLNSLSQTATELLMAYDWPGNVRELENEIQRCVIQAGDEELGGPELLSPRVRKVEGVVDRAGVTKGTLKEMLEQVEKYFLVECLREHDNNKTSAAKTLGITREGLHKKLKQLNIA
- a CDS encoding peroxiredoxin, whose protein sequence is MSRLAYSTAIAALVLCACNEEKPTETPAKADTSAAADTSPGADNSGAPAATAPSAETVDGTLLEVGAAAPAIDATAHDGEKVSLEKLKGKPVIVYFYPKDDTPGCTIEAQQIRDSYEDLSKTGAVVLGVSSDSNTSHSEFAKKYSLPFKLLPDSDHAIAKAFGVSLRGGKAARVTFLIDKQGKIAKVFPKVNPDGHAKELLEALKALPEAAATP
- a CDS encoding YcxB family protein; this translates as MTSAEASEEALATEAAEPPRGTVSGKVELTRDDVLEALNAQPGSRFKTAVGLAVSAAAIMVVAQSAPQSSDRPWPVILLLLAAPLLALLGKRMVATRMFKGMPESQRKMDIQVDDLGIEVRSAGALTRLRWQQIVTTKETPRVFLVYTSTTAFLILPKRAFGTAGAPKVGGMLVKKSSNHGSAAKMWQPQLLLWALLGIAVAVIIMYIK
- a CDS encoding SDR family NAD(P)-dependent oxidoreductase, with the translated sequence MAKVFITGSADGLGFMAGELLISEGHAVVLHARSRARAGDVRQELPGAEAVVVGNVSTLAAMRDVAAQVNRLGPFDAVIHNVAVGYREPRRVETVDGFSELWAVNVLAPYVLTALIERPQRLIYLSSGMHFGGDVSLSDLQWKKRRWNGSQAYADSKLHDTLLALGFARRWPDVHSNAVSPGWVRTKMGGPSAPDDLDQGHRTQAWLAVGEDAKLSGGYYYHLAPGDLLPAAEDPALQDRLLELCQEASGIELA